In Loxodonta africana isolate mLoxAfr1 unplaced genomic scaffold, mLoxAfr1.hap2 scaffold_423, whole genome shotgun sequence, the following proteins share a genomic window:
- the LOC135229608 gene encoding protein FAM170B-like, with translation MNYHKQCHFTMETLSSTAVPPKGGGSLGKKKETMGSAEVEDMVMERPPGVPMTKALGSQVRIRTLKAQLNLLFSEVSIQEENAQESTTSQAKSPSSRPRKIPKASESPFPSSSTEQTSHSSSYRATSEKQWVRCAYFTQMRTVKGAAVAWQTKTSFAPVGKMPQVFEAELSEESTIGSAPSLANTESLVSTLEPWQEGPQTCTSDPTDQGEKHGESPRAATPEWLVTRERGFRCVACGRLFQSREALVAHAAHGVSQSFSCRVFFQELLERPLPGSVQGRPQRCHLLARRYLMASKKREVREMRAVCRRLEEQLEKQREELKRLRHQLDRLQRQARPQKVQHQGQRGKDLKTC, from the coding sequence atgaactaccataaacagtgccactttacaatggagactttgtcttccacagcagtgcccccaaagggtggtgggtctctggggaagaagaaagaaaccatggggtctgcagaggtggaggatatggtgatggagaggcctccaggggtccctatgaccaaagctttggggtcacaggtgaggataaggaccctgaaagctcaactaaatctactattctcagaggtctctatccaagaggaaaatgcccaagaatcaacaacatcccaagcaaaaagcccaagttccaggcccaggaagattccaaaagcatCAGAGAgcccttttccttcatcttctaccgagcagacctctcactcctccagctacagggctacttcagagaaacaatgggtcaggtgcgcatatttcacccagaTGCGCACAGTCAAGGGGGCGGCGGTCgcttggcagaccaaaacctcctttgcccccgtgggcaagatgccccaggtctttgaggctgagctctctgaggagagcaccatcggctctgcccccagtctggccaacactgagtccctggtcagcaccctggagccctggcaggaggggccccagacctgtacttcggaccccaccgaccaaggggagaagcatggggagagcccccgcgcagccaccccggagtggctggtgacccgtgagcgcggcttccgctgcgtggcctgcggCCGCCTGTTccagtcccgggaggccctggttgcgcacgcggcgcatggtgtgagccagagcttcagctgccgggtcttctttcaagagctgctggagaggccgCTGCCAGGCTCAGTCCAGGGGAGGCCCCAACGCTGCCACCTgctggccaggcgttacctgatggcctccaagaagagggaggtgagggagatgagagcagtctgcaggcgcctggaggagcagctggagaagcagagagaagaattgaagaggctgaggcaccagctggacaggctgcagaggcaggccaggccgcagaaggtgcagcaccaaggccagagggggaaggacctaaagacctgctag